One window of Phoenix dactylifera cultivar Barhee BC4 chromosome 5, palm_55x_up_171113_PBpolish2nd_filt_p, whole genome shotgun sequence genomic DNA carries:
- the LOC103711640 gene encoding CCR4-NOT transcription complex subunit 1-like isoform X2 — MLPFSVAVSNQIRLLLQSLNDSNFDSIFCELCQFAEYGSEGTILLVQTCLDQVKLSSEEVQNLQLERNLVSAIFKFLLDRPYFSTVFSESLKGTLMGEGFLKDLSSTLNLSEAEKVGIGLALSDSEIPDLKMRGQNFCVSQIEELCANPSSILSDERIQDIVMFLYQSEGLSKHIDSFTKIVSLLQLKDSTSFLPTTILTNDISVVNSWRHSDLFSGCYCNDFESVLAEIEKEMNMADVMTELGYGCTINTSHCKEMLSLFHPLNEVTLSKLLGTIARTHSGLEDAHSTYATFCAAVGSSSESDSSLLNSWNVDVLVDSIKQLAPETNWTHVMENLDHEGFNIPDEKSFYLLMSIYSKACQDPFPLHAVCGSVWKNAEGQLSFLKYAVSAPPDLFTFAHCSRQLTFADSSYLMSKQGNRAWLCLDLLEVLCQLAERGHVSSVRLMLEQPLAQCPEFLLVGVGHVNTAYNLLQYEVSSTVLPVILKDSTKNGIIHHLWCVNPNLVLRGFVDAHTDPSNLLRILDICLELKILLPVLDATPFPFSIKLAAIASQKDQINLEKWLNEHLSVYKDAFCEDCFKFLKEVLSNEANDVPDSSVQQHRAAILNVYQETCSTFFKVLQAHSGQLISHQLVEEIKRLHVSSNLKIQNAVTTDATTSDGSSDAIEAEANTYFHQMFSGQLSIDAMVQMLACFKESSDKREQMIFDCMIANLFEEYKFFPEYPDRQLKIAAVLFGSIIKHQLVTHLTLGIALRGVLDALRKSVDSMMFMFGTKALEQFMDRLVQWPQYCNHILQISHLHGTHAELVSAIERALARTSSSLSESTCGNSLSTDEQQGSGPASVESVEASEASWQLMGSASTQLGRQISSLQLQKSSTMSANSKPLLSHTSQSAIVSAHIDSAANQKATVSQFLQATNSHHSTGVTTAVSSSSSFVRARSIAPAGMLRQPSYSIGFGAALNIETLVAAAERRDTPIEVPVPEVQDKILFMINNISTSNMDAKAKEFSEVLKEQYYPWFAQYMVMKRASIEPNFHDMYLKFLDKVNSKSLNKELVKATYENCKVLLRSNLIKSSSEERSLLKNLGSWLGKFTIGRNQALRAKDIDPKVLIMEAYEKGLMIAVIPFTSKILEPCHSSLAYRPPNPWTMGILSLLAEIYNLPNLKMNLKFEIEVLFKNLGVDMKEVMPTSLLKDRVREVRGNPDFSNKDVAASRPPVIAEVNSGVMPTLSHVEMQPDVNSTSHPASHPNILAQYTSPHLASNTMVEYDKAGCLIVPEHVPSGQGLSQVTQSPSPFSLSQLLTIIPNSDSYININPKLSSIGSQLQFHRIIQAAMDRAIREIVSPVIQRSVTIASRTTKELVLKDYAMESDDGIISRAAHLMVGTLAGSLAHVTCKEPLRAALSSHLRSLLQTLNITSERMEQIIQILTTDHLDLGCALIENVASEKAVELIDGEIGPSFAALRKQRETSGSAYYNAGTYAQGPFARVPESLRPKPGRLSLAQQQVYNDFIKNIWQDQSSQNSSAVSSGPPGLAGSSSNPILPRIYASSSAPLNSNAYLTSQVAPFRSIADPLDMIAEESDHGSTQLLSSSPSHIGADDNVIQHGGRIDSVAVSFPATATCADLQELGSVVPLSPTTSAADRLGTVLPESMLNTGDVLDKYQQVAQKLEALVAKDDRDTDIQGIVAEVPDIILRCVSRDEAALAVAQKAFKSLYEDASNGTHVASYLAILAAIRDVCKLVVKELTSWVIYSDEERKFNIDITIGLIRSELLNLAEYDVHLAKLIDGGRNKVAMEFAMSIVQALVVQGTVVSTSELYNVMETLTKLALRPGSPESLQQLVEIARNSLNTAPNFTASEKARQSRDNKKILSGRFLPNREDYNANDPTVADPAGFRDQVAVLFGDWCQICDLPTTNDSAYSRYISQLEQSGLLKGDDITDRFFRILMELSVSLCILPEQVSSPGLVSLQSVQQLQQLQQLPYFSIDSYAKLVALVLKYCSVDQGSSKAILLPRILSVTVRVIQKDAEEKKLSFNPRPYFRLFINWLLDLASPDPVPDGANFQVLTSFANALHALQPMKVPGWSFAWLELLSHRNFMPKLLMCNSPKGWPFFQRLLVDLFKFMEPHLRNAELGEPVRFLYKGTLRVLLVLLHDFPEFLCDYHFSFCDVIPPSCIQMRNVILSAFPRDMRLPDPYTPNLKVGLLAEISQSPRILYDVDSALKAKQIKAEIDEYLKTRSEGSPSLTELKQRLLLPQNEANLAGTRYNVPLINSLVLYVGMQAIQQLQSKSTPQHAPAQQMTHSPPMDIFLVGAAMDIFQSLIKNLDTEGRYLFLNAVANQLRYPNNHTHYFSFVLLYLFAEANQDIIQEQITRVLLERLIVHGPHPWGLLVTFIELIKNPRYSFWNRSFARCTPEIEMLFEAASRSCGGPKAMDDGMVSSGISDGNH; from the exons ATGCTTCCCTTCTCCGTCGCCGTCTCCAACCAGATTCGTCTCCTTCTGCAGAGCTTGAACGATTCCAACTTCGATTCGATCTTTTGCGAGCTGTGTCAG TTTGCAGAATATGGAAGTGAAGGCACCATTTTGTTGGTCCAAACATGCTTAGATCAAGTGAAGTTAAGTAGTGAAGAGGTTCAGAACCTGCAGCTGGAACGGAATCTTGTATCTgccatttttaaatttttgctgGATAGACCATATTTCAGCACAGTTTTTAGTGAATCATTAAAAGGTACACTGATGGGTGAAGGCTTTCTAAAAGATCTTTCAAGTACATTAAATCTTTCAGAAGCGGAGAAAGTTGGCATCGGACTTGCTCTGTCTGATTCAGAAATTCCAGATTTGAAAATGAGAG GGCAAAATTTCTGTGTTTCTCAGATTGAGGAACTATGTGCAAATCCATCTTCCATTCTCTCCGATGAGCGAATTCAGGATATTGTTATGTTTCTTTATCAGTCTGAGGGCCTTTCCAAGCATATTGATTCTTTTACCAAAATTGTGTCTTTATTACAGCTCAAAGATAGCACTTCCTTTCTACCGACCACAATTCTTACAAATGATATATCTGTGGTTAACTCTTGGag GCATTCAGATCTATTCTCTGGATGCTATTGTAATGATTTTGAGTCTGTTTTAGCGGAGATAGAGAAGGAAATGAACATGGCTGATGTTATGACAGAATTGGGCTATGGGTGTACAATTAACACTTCACATTGTAAAGAGATGCTCTCTCTTTTTCATCCCCTCAATGAAGTGACACTTTCTAAGCTTCTTGGTACAATTGCTCGTACTCATTCTGGTCTCGAAGATGCTCATAGCACATATGCAACATTTTGTGCGGCTGTTGGTAGCAGCTCAGAAAGTGATTCCTCATTATTGAATTCATGGAATGTTGATGTCCTTGTAGattcaattaagcaactt GCTCCAGAGACAAATTGGACACATGTCATGGAAAACCTAGATCATGAGGGCTTTAATATTCCTGATGAAAAATCATTTTATCTTCTAATGTCTATATATTCTAAAGCGTGCCAG GATCCGTTTCCTCTCCATGCTGTATGTGGGTCTGTTTGGAAGAATGCTGAAGGCCAATTATCTTTTTTAAAATACGCTGTGTCTGCACCACCTGATTTATTTACATTTGCACATTGTTCAAGACAACTG ACATTTGCTGATTCATCATATCTGATGAGCAAACAAGGAAACCGGGCATGGCTCTGTCTAGATCTTTTGGAGGTTTTATGTCAACTTGCTGAAAGAGGCCATGTCAGTTCAGTTCGACTGATGCTTGAACAACCTCTTGCTCAGTGTCCTGAGTTCTTACTAGTTGGAGTTGGTCACGTAAAT ACGGCATATAATCTCCTCCAGTATGAAGTATCTTCCACTGTATTGCCTGTGATATTAAAAGATTCTACAAAGAATGGCATCATCCATCATCTTTGGTGTGTTAATCCGAACCTTGTCCTTCGAGGATTTGTAGATGCACATACTGATCCCAGTAATCTTTTAAGAATTCTGGACATTTGTCTGGAGCTGAAG ATTTTATTACCAGTATTAGATGCAACTCCATTTCCGTTCAGCATTAAATTGGCTGCAATTGCTTCTCAGAAGGACCAGATAAATCTTGAGAAATGGTTAAATGAACATTTGAGTGTATATAAAGATGCTTTTTGTGAG gattgctttaaattcttaaaaGAAGTGCTCAGTAATGAGGCAAATGATGTTCCAGATAGTTCTGTTCAACAACACCGAGCTGCTATTCTGAATGTTTACCAAGAAACGTGCTCTACATTCTTCAAG GTTCTTCAAGCTCATTCTGGGCAGCTTATTTCTCACCAACTCGTTGAAGAAATAAAGAGGCTGCATGTTTCATCTAATCTAAAGATTCAAAATGCTGTAACAACAGATGCAACAACTTCTGATGGAAGCTCAGATGCTATAGAGGCAGAGGCAAACACCTACTTCCATCAAATGTTCTCAGGACAGTTATCCATTGATGCAATGGTTCAAATGCTCGCATGCTTTAAAGAATCATCTGATAAGAG GGAGCAGATGATATTTGATTGCATGATTGCAAATTTATTTGAAGAGTACAAGTTCTTTCCCGAGTATCCAGATAGGCAACTAAAAATAGCTGCTGTGCTCTTTG GTTCTATTATAAAGCACCAGCTTGTGACTCATCTTACGCTTGGTATTGCTTTGCGTGGAGTTCTTGATGCATTGCGTAAATCTGTTGATTCAATG ATGTTTATGTTTGGAACCAAGGCCTTGGAGCAGTTCATGGATCGCTTGGTACAATGGCCACAATACTGCAACCATATATTGCAGATATCCCATTTGCATGGGACTCATGCTGAATTGGTTTCTGCCATTGAACGGGCACTTGCAAGAACTTCGTCCAGTCTGTCAGAGTCAACTTGTGGTAACTCTCTTTCTACTGATGAGCAACAAGGTTCTGGACCAGCTTCTGTAGAAAGCGTGGAG GCATCTGAGGCGTCATGGCAATTGATGGGATCAGCCTCCACGCAGTTGGGGCGGCAAATTTCTTCTTTGCAGCTACAAAAAAGCTCTACAATGTCTGCTAATTCAAAACCCCTTTTATCACATACTTCACAATctgcaattgtttctgcacatATTGATTCTGCTGCTAATCAAAAG GCAACTGTTTCTCAATTTTTGCAAGCCACAAATTCTCATCATTCCACTGGTGTGACAACTGCTGTTTCATCCTCCTCTAGTTTTGTACGTGCTCGAAGTATTGCACCTGCAG GCATGCTTCGGCAACCTTCTTACAGCATAGGATTTGGGGCTGCCTTGAACATTGAAACACTTGTTGCAGCAGCTGAAAGAAGAGACACTCCAATAGAG GTTCCTGTGCCAGAAGTTCAGGACAAAATATTATTCATGATAAATAACATTTCAACTTCAAATATGGATGCTAAAGCAAAAGAATTTAGTGAGGTTCTCAAAGAGCAGTACTATCCTTGGTTTGCACAGTATATGGTGATGAAGAG AGCAAGCATTGAACCAAATTTTCACGACATGTATTTGAAGTTCCTAGACAAAGTTAACTCAAAATCACTTAATAAGGAACTTGTTAAAGCTACTTACGAGAACTGCAAG GTGTTATTGAGATCCAATCTTATAAAGTCAAGTTCAGAAGAGCGTTCCTTGCTTAAAAATCTTGGTAGCTGGCTTGGGAAGTTCACAATTGGTAGAAATCAAGCATTACGAGCCAAAGATATAGATCCGAAAGTTTTAATAATGGAG GCATATGAAAAGGGATTGATGATTGCGGTGATTCCATTTACCTCTAAG ATTCTGGAACCATGCCATTCCAGTTTAGCGTATCGACCTCCAAATCCATGGACCATGGGCATCCTTAGTTTACTTGCTGAGATATATAACCTGCCAAACCTCAAAATGAACTTAAAATTTGAGATTGAG GTTTTATTTAAGAACCTGGGTGTGGACATGAAAGAAGTTATGCCAACTTCACTTCTTAAAGATAGAGTTCGTGAAGTGCGGGGGAATCCAGATTTTTCAAACAAGGATGTGGCTGCCTCCCGGCCACCAGTCATTGCTGAAGTTAACTCAGGCGTTATGCCAACACTGAGTCATGTTGAGATGCAACCTGATGTCAACAGTACATCTCATCCAGCAAGCCATCCAAATATACTGGCTCAG TATACTTCTCCCCATCTTGCTTCAAATACCATGGTGGAGTATGACAAAGCTGGATGTTTAATCGTACCTGAACATGTTCCTTCTGGTCAGGGACTAAGTCAAGTTACACAATCACCATCACCATTTTCTCTAAGCCAG CTTCTGACAATAATTCCAAATTCTGATTCGTATATTAATATCAATCCCAAACTTAGTTCTATCGGTTCACAGTTGCAATTTCACAG AATTATTCAAGCTGCTATGGATAGGGCCATCAGAGAAATTGTCTCTCCTGTCATTCAGCGAAGTGTTACAATAGCTAGTCGGACAACTAAAGAACTTGTTCTAAAG GACTATGCTATGGAGTCAGATGATGGTATTATATCTCGTGCGGCACATTTAATGGTTGGCACTTTAGCTGGAAGTTTAGCTCATGTCACATGCAAG GAACCTCTTCGTGCTGCTCTATCAAGTCACCTTCGAAGTCTACTTCAGACCTTAAATATTACTAGTGAACGAATGGAGCAGATTATTCAGATTCTTACAACCGATCATCTGGATCTTGGCTGTGCATTGATTGAAAATGTTGCATCAGAAAAg GCTGTGGAGCTGATTGATGGTGAGATAGGTCCCTCATTTGCTGCACTAAGGAAACAGAGGGAGACATCTGGCTCTGCTTACTATAATGCCGGTACCTATGCTCAAGGTCCATTTGCGCGTGTGCCAGAATCACTTCGCCCTAAGCCTGGACGACTGTCCCTTGCCCAACAGCAAGTCTACAAT GACTTTATCAAGAATATATGGCAAGATCAATCTAGTCAAAATTCAAGTGCTGTGTCTTCTGGTCCACCTGGTTTGGCTGGTAGCTCAAGCAACCCTATCCTGCCTCGTATTTATGCTTCAAGTTCAGCCCCACTGAATTCCAATGCCTACTTAACTTCACAAGTAGCTCCATTCAGATCAATAGCTGATCCCTTGGATATGATTGCAGAAGAATCAGATCATGGTTCAACACAACTTCTTAG TTCCTCTCCATCTCATATTGGGGCAGATGATAATGTTATCCAACATGGTGGCCGAATTGATTCCGTTGCAGTGTCATTTCCTGCTACTGCTACTTGCGCTGATCTGCAG GAACTGGGATCTGTAGTACCACTATCACCGACGACTTCTGCTGCAGATCGACTGGGAACTGTATTACCTGAATCAATGTTGAATACTGGAGATGTGTTGGATAAATATCAACAAGTTGCACAAAAG CTGGAAGCCTTGGTTGCTAAAGATGACAGAGATACTGATATTCAG GGAATTGTTGCTGAGGTTCCAGATATCATACTCAGATGCGTTAGCCGAGATGAGGCTGCACTGGCTGTTGCTCAGAAG GCTTTCAAAAGTTTATATGAGGATGCATCAAATGGTACTCATGTTGCCTCCTACCTAGCAATTCTTGCTGCCATACGAGATGTTTGCAAGCTTGTTGTCAAAGAACTAACAAGCTGG GTTATATACTCAGATGAGGAGCGTAAGTTCAATATAGACATAACAATTGGTCTTATTCGATCTGAGTTGCTAAATCTTGCAGAGTACGATGTCCATCTGGCAAAACTTATTGATGGAGGGAGGAATA AAGTTGCTATGGAGTTTGCGATGTCCATTGTCCAAGCATTGGTTGTTCAGGGAACTGTAGTCAGCACATCAGAACTGTACAATGTCATGGAAACCTTGACAAAG TTAGCGCTGAGGCCGGGTTCGCCAGAGTCATTGCAGCAGCTAGTTGAGATTGCCCGAAATAGTTTGAACACTGCACCCAATTTTACTGCTAGCGAGAAAGCCAGGCAGTCTAGGGATAATAAAAAG ATACTTTCTGGTCGTTTCTTGCCAAATAGAGAGGATTATAATGCTAATGATCCTACAGTGGCAGATCCTGCTGGTTTCCGAGATCAG GTTGCTGTTCTCTTTGGTGATTGGTGTCAGATTTGTGATCTTCCAACTACAAACGATTCGGCATATAGTCGTTACATCTCACAGTTGGAACAAAGTGGTCTGCTTAAGGGCGATGATATCACAGACCGGTTCTTCCGTATTCTGATG GAACTTTCTGTTTCACTTTGTATACTCCCTGAGCAAGTCAGTTCTCCAGGCTTAGTGTCACTCCAGTCAGTTCAGCAATTACAACAACTCCAGCAGCTCCCCTACTTTTCCATTGATTCATATGCAAAGCTTGTGGCACTAGTTCTGAAG TACTGTTCAGTGGATCAAGGATCAAGTAAAGCTATTCTTCTCCCCAGG ATCCTGTCAGTTACTGTAAGAGTCATCCAAAAAGatgcagaagaaaagaagctGTCTTTCAACCCAAGGCCATACTTCAGGCTGTTTATTAACTGGCTTTTGGACCTTGCTTCTCCAGACCCTGTCCCTGACGGTGCTAACTTTCAG GTGTTGACTTCTTTTGCAAATGCTCTCCATGCTTTGCAACCCATGAAGGTTCCTGGTTGGAG ctttgcaTGGCTTGAGTTGTTGAGCCACAGAAACTTCATGCCAAAATTGCTGATGTGCAATTCGCCCAAGGGTTGGCCATTTTTCCAGCGTTTGCTTGttgacttgttcaaatttatgGAGCCCCACTTGAGAAATGCTGAGCTGGGAGAACCA GTTCGCTTTCTGTACAAAGGCACACTGCGGGTGCTGCTTGTACTGCTTCATGATTTCCCTGAATTTCTCTGTGATTATCACTTCAGTTTTTGCGATGTGATCCCTCCTAGTTGCATTCAAATGCGCAATGTTATTCTCAGTGCTTTCCCTCGCGATATGAGGCTTCCTGATCCTTACACTCCCAACTTAAAG GTTGGTCTTCTAGCTGAAATTAGCCAATCCCCACGCATTTTATATGATGTTGATAGTGCTCTCAAAGCTAAGCAGATTAAGGCTGAGATTGATGAGTATCTCAAG ACAAGATCGGAAGGATCTCCCTCTTTAACCGAACTGAAGCAAAGATTGCTGCTTCCCCAAAATGAGGCAAACCTGGCGGGGACCCGTTACAATGTACCTCTGATCAACTCACTTGTGCTTTATGTTGGCATGCAG